The proteins below are encoded in one region of Chrysemys picta bellii isolate R12L10 chromosome 4, ASM1138683v2, whole genome shotgun sequence:
- the LOC101952929 gene encoding adhesion G protein-coupled receptor E2-like: MVLGWWRCPSRMRLARRGSGRRSPGRPSYRVLSPVVSAFISDPGTRALNLSVSIRFSHPVPENKTDMRLLCAYWEPDSRRWATHGCTLQKLNATITRCQCNHLASFAVLMAFYELEESYPLTIITYVGLSLSLLCLFLAILTFLLCRSIRNVSTSLHLQLCLCLFMADLLFLTPVTRTGSQVACAVIAGLLHFLFLACFSWMFLEGLHLFLTVRNLKVMNYTSASRFKKRFMYPFGYGFLALVVAISAAVNPDGYGTSKHCWLSPERGFRWSFLGPVCAIILINITFFALTLWILKNSLSSLNADVSTLRDHRLLTFKAIAQLFILGCTWSLGLLQIGPATTVMAYFFTIVNSLQGAFIFLVHCLLNRQVREEYRRWIKGFRTSSTKSQTSDLSMSAVPTTSTKTVRGPLLCSSTSL; encoded by the exons ATGGTGCTGGGCTGGTGGAGGTGCCCAAGTCGGATGAGATTGGCCAGACGGGGAAGCGGGCGCAGGAGCCCGGGGCGGCCCAGCTACCGTGTGCTGTCTCCGGTGGTGTCGGCCTTCATCAGTGACCCGGGCACTCGGGCACTCAACCTCTCCGTCAGCATCCGCTTCAGCCACCCAGTGCCG GAGAACAAGACCGACATGCGCCTCCTCTGCGCCTACTGGGAGCCTGACAGCAGGCGCTGGGCCACCCACGGCTGCACCCTGCAGAAGTTGAACGCCACCATCACCCGCTGCCAGTGCAACCACCTGGCCAGCTTCGCCGTGCTCATGGCCTTCTACGAGCTGGAG GAGAGTTACCCACTGACCATCATCACCTACGTGGGACtgtccctctccctgctgtgcctcttcctcgccatcctcaccttcctcctGTGCCGCTCCATCCGCAACGTCAGCACCTCCCTCCAtctgcagctctgcctctgcctcttcaTGGCCGACCTGCTCTTCCTCACCCCAGTGACACGCACTGGCAGTCAG GTGGCGTGTGCTGTCATTGCTGGCCTCCTACACTTCCTCTTCCTGGCCTGCTTCTCCTGGATGTTCCTGGAGGGGCTGCACCTCTTCCTCACCGTCAGGAACCTGAAGGTCATGAATTACACCAGCGCCAGCCGGTTCAAGAAGAGATTCATGTACCCGTTCGGCTACGGATTCCTAGCCCTGGTGGTGGCTATTTCTGCAGCGGTGAATCCTGACGGCTACGGAACGTCCAAACA CTGCTGGCTAAGCCCGGAGAGAGGCTTTCGTTGGAGCTTCCTGGGTCCAGTCTGTGCCATAATCCTG ATAAATATAACGTTCTTTGCCCTGACCCTGTGGATCCTGAAAAACAGTCTCTCCTCCCTCAATGCAGATGTGTCCACCCTCAGAGACCACAG GTTACTGACCTTTAAAGCCATTGCCCAGCTCTTCATTCTGGGGTGCACATGGAGCCTTGGTCTCCTCCAAATCGGCCCAGCAACCACAGTCATGGCGTATTTTTTCACCATCGTCAACAGCCTGCAGGGAGCCTTCATCTTCCTGGTGCACTGTCTCCTCAATCGCCAG GTGAGAGAGGAGTACAGGAGATGGATCAAGGGATTCCGAACGTCCAGCACAAAATCTCAGACATCCGATCTATCCATGTCTGCTGTCCCCACCACCAGCACCAAGACGGTAAGAGGTCCTCTGCTGTGTTCCAGTACCAGCCTGTGA